A genomic stretch from Anoplopoma fimbria isolate UVic2021 breed Golden Eagle Sablefish chromosome 8, Afim_UVic_2022, whole genome shotgun sequence includes:
- the xrn1 gene encoding LOW QUALITY PROTEIN: 5'-3' exoribonuclease 1 (The sequence of the model RefSeq protein was modified relative to this genomic sequence to represent the inferred CDS: inserted 1 base in 1 codon; deleted 2 bases in 1 codon) translates to MGVPKFYRWISERYPCLSEVVKEHQIPEFDNLYLDMNGIIHQCSHPNDEDVHFRISEEKICADIFHYLEVLFRIIKPRKVFFMAVDGVAPRAKMNQQRGRRFRSAKEAEDKIKKALDKGEVLPTEARFDSNCITPGTDFMARLQDQLKYFVHNKLSTDKLWQNVKVYLSGHETPGEGEHKIMEFIRSENTKPGHDPNTRHCLYGLDADLIMLGLTSHEPNFSLLREEVRFGGKKNQKRITAPEETTFHLLHLSLMREYIDYEFSELRNQIGSDYDLERIIDDWILMGFLVGNDFIPHLPHLHISHDALPLLYKTYIRALPTMGGYLNENGHLNLRNFEKYIEKLAEFDREHFSEIFVDLKWFESKVGNKYLNEAAGLAAEKEAASRESNKNKDSTSSERLIGEGKGGVGDDEEEEDDMFETEFRQYKRTYYMTKMGVDVVSDDFLAKQAKCYVEGIQWILHYYYHGVQSWSWYYPYHYAPFLSDIRNISGLKLTFDLEKPFMPFQQLLAVLPAASMELLPESYRHLMNSENSPIIEYYPVDFKTDLNGKQQEWEAVVLIPFIDERCLLAAMEPFNDKMTKEEKARNRHTECAVYSYDQEKDFAYASNLPQLFPDIVHCHVRKIDIPMDAWHVLLDHVSRRFDRSSLYFCGFPTLQHIKHKFFKKKSGVVVFQQSSRGENMMLDILPSQEGEPVCDDVAGQVLGKSVFVNWPHLEEARIIAVSDGDVKFCLEEPPGVQRVYDRPSTPPPTRVIRLSDKEQKDWVKDVQGVTEHFVKRKGIMVNETSVVLYGQLLTGRKYIPKANGVVELEKQWSKQVLPFAYQTVVKNIKAFYSSLTCFKSLDELFPPATTVFMVGNPYYGAVGEVQDSSDVIKDGRVRVVFNVPHEPQLEPLIQNQHKYCVKYSPGYVLASRLGVTSYLVSRFSGSIFIGRGCKKNPCGEQKANVGLNLKFNKKNEEVPGYTKRTEKEWLYSSAVEELLAEYLDRFSEVFNLVSRNSHDDVFYEDDIWPEEGQNGAEKVAEITSWLKSHPVSSIGRTSCDLQVLDSAIVERIEDAVEKAKVKKSTKKVRVTVKPHLLFRPLEQQQGVVPDPDSEYRLFDRVINTRESFSVPLGLRGTIIGIKGAEREAEVLYEVLFDEEFAGGLNIRCTSXRGYRVPPCALINLSHGVRMDHSSHKLTAIVKPQPATAANFNSQRQMSGLNHSPRSPFIPTQQNDKHSGVKAASQGNRNSPSKGPIQKQQAKEYSNVWQSLQNSGPPLKPPAHWQNDGLSQQGMNQQSNKAAPVSGIRLLKKNEDANSLFPQNTANKASTEFEDLIASLKISKGNQQTPPPPAPPQAPTSQSDGPLSPQSFAMKGTLMLKEMLKIDGAGTGSPSTQEAGDTGGQQHNRRRSSKKLAANMNAPHGDTAVIASPSLAGSANLSNAVLTSKVSELACVCVGLGMAPPDFSYIGSRQGRAVVCQVKLSNGLMVHGPQCQSENDAKEKAAFFALQRLNSVGSGFPLPPPLFPGMGQIRPPPLGPMTPVFSQQGGMLLPPQGYGPAQMWGMPLPPQHLQNQQFYGPPGTFPAPPAPSMHQHCPSAHTTSLFRYR, encoded by the exons ATGGGAGTACCGAAATTTTACCGATGGATTTCGGAACGCTATCCTTGTCTCAGTGAAGTTGTCAAGGAACATCAG ATTCCCGAATTTGACAACCTCTATCTGGACATGAACGGGATTATCCACCAGTGTTCCCACCCAAACGACGAGGATGTCCACTTTCGCATTTCTGAGGAGAAGATCTGTGCGGACATCTTCCATTACCTGGAGGTGCTCTTCAGGATCATCAAGCCTCGCAAGGTCTTCTTCATGGCGGTGGACGGCGTGGCACCGAGGGCGAAGATGAACCAGCAGAGAGGACGGAGATTCAG GTCTGCCAAAGAAGCAGAGGACAAGATAAAGAAAGCTCTGGATAAAGGAGAGGTGCTTCCCACGGAGGCTCGCTTCGACTCCAACTGTATCACTCCTG GCACTGACTTCATGGCTCGACTCCAGGATCAGCTCAAGTATTTTGTCCACAACAAGCTCTCCACGGACAAACTGTGGCAGAACGTCAAAGTCTACCTGTCTGGTCATGAG ACTCCAGGGGAGGGAGAACACAAGATCATGGAGTTCATTCGTTCCGAGAACACCAAGCCGGGTCATGACCCAAACACCCGACACTGCCTATATGGCCTGGATGCTGACCTG ATCATGTTGGGTTTGACCAGCCACGAGCCAAATTTCTCCCTGCTCAGAGAAGAGGTCCGCTTCGGAGGAAAGAAAAACCAGAAAAG GATAACGGCTCCAGAGGAGACTACTTTTCACTTGCTTCACTTGTCTCTGATGAGGGAGTACATTGACTATGAGTTCTCTGAGCTCAGG aatcagATCGGTTCTGATTATGATTTGGAGCGAATAATAGACGACTGGATCCTAATGGGCTTCCTAGTGGGGAACGATTTCATCCCTCACCTCCCCCACCTTCATATCAGCCACGATGCCCTGCCGTTGCTGTACAAGACCTACATCAGGGCTCTGCCCACAATGGGGG GTTATCTGAATGAGAACGGCCACCTAAACCTGAGAAACTTTGAGAAATACATTGAGAAGCTGGCTGAG TTTGACCGGGAACATTTCAGTGAGATCTTTGTGGACCTGAAATGGTTTGAGAGCAAAGTTGGAAACAAGTATCTGAACGAGGCGGCCGGACTGGCAGCAGAAAAGGAAGCAGCCAGCAGAGAAAGCAACAAGAACAAG GATTCTACCTCGTCAGAAAGATTGAttggagaaggaaaaggaggagtAGGCGacgatgaggaagaggaggatgatatGTTTGAAACAGAGTTCAGACAGTACAAGCGCACCTACTATATGACCAAGATGGGCGTGGATGTGGTGTCTGA TGATTTTCTAGCCAAGCAGGCCAAGTGCTACGTGGAGGGTATCCAGTGGATCCTCCACTACTATTACCACGGGGTTCAGTCCTGGAGCTG GTACTACCCCTACCACTATGCCCCCTTCCTGTCCGATATCAGGAACATATCAGGGTTAaagttgacctttgaccttgagaAACCCTTCATGCCCTTCCAGCAGCTGTTGGCAGTCCTGCCTGCTGCCAGCATGGAGCTGCTGCCTGAGAGTTACAGG CACCTGATGAACAGTGAAAACTCACCTATCATTGAGTACTACCCTGTTGACTTCAAAACGGACCTCAATGGGAAGCAGCAGGAATGGGAGGCTGTGGTTCTTATTCCATTCATAGATGAg AGGTGCCTACTAGCAGCCATGGAGCCCTTTAACGACAAGATGACAAAAGAAGAGAAGGCCAGGAATCGTCACACAGAGTGTGCAGTCTACTCGTACGACCAGGAAAAAGACTTTGCATACGCCTCCAACCTGCCTCAGCTGTTCCCCGACATCGTCCACTGCCACGTCag GAAAATAGACATCCCTATGGACGCCTGGCACGTACTGCTGGACCACGTCAGCAGACGCTTCGACCGCTCATCTCTGTACTTCTGTGGCTTCCCCACACTgcaacacatcaaacacaag TTCTTCAAGAAGAAGAGTGGAGTGGTTGTGttccagcagagcagcagaggggagAACATGATGCTGGATATCCTCCCCAGCCAAGAAGGAGAGCCG gTGTGTGATGATGTTGCTGGACAAGTACTGGGGAAGTCGGTGTTCGTCAACTGGCCGCATCTAGAGGAAGCTCGCATCATCGCAGTGTCAGATGGAGACGTCAA GTTCTGTCTTGAGGAACCACCTGGTGTCCAAAGAGTGTACGACAGGCCCTCCACTCCTCCCCCCACCAGAGTCATCCGTCTGTCTGACAAGGAGCAGAAGGACTGGGTGAAGGACGTGCAGGGAGTCACTGAACA TTTCGTGAAGAGGAAAGGCATCATGGTGAATGAAACATCGGTGGTTTTGTACGGCCAGTTGCTGACGGGAAGGAAATACATCCCCAAAGCCAACGGGGTGGTGGAACTTGAGAAACAGTGGTCCAAGCAGGTCCTCCCTTTCGCCTACCAGACTGTGGTTAag aACATCAAGGCCTTTTACTCGTCTCTGACCTGCTTCAAGAGCTTAGACGAGCTCTTTCCTCCAGCAACCACTGTGTTCATGGTGGGGAACCCTTACTACGGGGCCGTGGGCGAG GTGCAGGACTCGAGTGATGTCATTAAAGACGGCCGGGTACGTGTGGTCTTCAACGTGCCGCACGAGCCACAGCTGGAGCCCTTGATCCAGAATCAGCAT aagtACTGTGTGAAGTACAGTCCCGGATACGTTCTGGCATCTCGTCTCGGCGTCACCAGCTATCTCGTGTCCCGCTTCTCAGGGAGCATCTTCATCGGCAGAGGCTGTAAGAAGAA CCCCTGTGGGGAGCAAAAAGCTAACGTTGGCCTGAACCTGAAGTTCAACAAGAAGAACGAGGAGGTTCCTGGATACACCAAGAGGACTGAGAAGGAGTGGCTCTACTCGTCTGCTGTGGAGGAACTGCTGGCGGAATACCTGgacag aTTTTCTGAAGTATTCAACTTAGTGTCCAGAAACAGTCACGATGATGTTTTCTATGAAGATGACATCTGGCCTGAAGAGGGCCAGAAtgg TGCAGAGAAGGTTGCTGAGATCACCTCATGGTTGAAAAGTCACCCAGTGAGCTCCATCGGCAGGACGTCGTGTGACCTACAGGTGCTGGACTCTGCCATCGTGGAGAGGATCGAGGACGCGGTGGAGAAAGCCAAG GTGAAGAAGAGCACCAAGAAAGTCCGTGTGACAGTCAAGCCTCATCTCCTCTTCAGG cccctggagcagcagcagggagtgGTTCCAGACCCGGATTCAGAGTACCGCCTGTTCGACAGAGTCATCAACACCAGGGAGAGCTTCAGCGTCCCACTGGGACTCAGAGGAACCATCATCGGCATCAAAGGAG CGGAGCGTGAGGCAGAGGTTCTCTACGAAGTGCTCTTTGATGAAGAATTTGCCGGAGGTCTCAACATCAG GTGTACGT CCCGTGGTTACCGCGTCCCCCCCTGCGCTCTCATTAACCTTTCCCACGGAGTGCGAATGGATCACAGCTCCCACAAACTCACCGCCATCGTCAAACCTCAGCCGGCCACAGCCGCCAACTTCAACTCACAACGTCAGATGTCCGGCCTCAACCACTCGCCACGGTCACCCTTCATACCCACACAG CAAAACGATAAACACAGTGGGGTGAAAGCAGCCTCCCAGGGCAACAGGAACTCTCCTTCTAAGGGTCCTATCCAGAAACAACAGGCCAAG GAGTACAGTAATGTGTGGCAGTCTCTGCAGAACTCTGGCCCTCCTCTCAAGCCTCCTGCTCACTGGCAgaat GATGGACTTTCCCAACAGGGGATGAACCAGCAGTCCAACAAAGCC GCCCCAGTTTCCGGCATCAGACTGttgaagaaaaatgaagacGCCAACTCCCTTTTC CCACAGAACACAGCCaataag GCTTCGACTGAGTTTGAGGATCTGATAGCCAGTCTTAAGATCTCCAAGGGTAACCAGCAgacccctccccctcctgctcctccacaaGCACCCACCAGCCAGTCAGACGGCCCGTTGTCTCCTCAGTCCTTTGCCATG AAGGGAACCCTGATGCTGAAGGAGATGCTAAAGATTGACGGCGCTGGAACAGGAAGTCCCTCTACCCAGGAGGCAGGTGACACCGGCGGCCAGCAGCACAACAGGCGACGGTCGTCCAAGAAACTAG CAGCAAATATGAACGCCCCCCATGGTGACACAGCTGTAATAGCTTCTCCCTCATTGGCCGGCTCTGCCAACCTCTCCAACGCCGTGCTGACCAGTAAGGTGTCGGAGCTGGCGTGTGTCTGCGTGGGGTTAGGAATGGCTCCACCTGATTTCAGCTACATAGGCAGTAGACAG GGTCGGGCTGTAGTGTGCCAGGTGAAGCTGTCCAATGGGTTGATGGTTCACGGTCCACAGTGCCAGTCAGAAAATGATGCCAAGGAGAAAGCTGCCTTCTTTGCCCTCCAAAGACTG AACTCAGTGGGATCTGGCTTCCCACTCCCACCTCCTCTATTCCCAGGAATGGGTCAGATACGACCCCCACCCTTAGGACCCATGACCCCCGTCTTCAGCCAGCAAG GTGGTATGCTGCTGCCCCCCCAGGGTTACGGCCCTGCCCAGATGTGGGGGATGCCGCTGCCCCCTCAACACCTCCAGAACCAGCAGTTCTATGGACCACCTGGAACCTTCCCGGCGCCGCCCGCCCCCAGCATGCATCAGCACTGCCCATCGGCTCACACAACCAGTTTATTCCGTTACAG GTGA